Genomic DNA from Peribacillus simplex:
CACGGAGTGAATATCGCCACCATGCAGGTTGGCCGAAAAGAAGCTGGCGGGGAAGCCATCATGGTTTTGAGCTTTGATTTACCATTAGAAGACAACATGAAACAATTTCTAATGGAAACAGACGAAATTACATTCATGGCCCATATTTCATTATAAGAAGAAAAAAGTGCCCGTCCAGCGCGGGCACTTTTTCCGTGAATGCAAGGGGCTTTTGCCAACCATAGGGTGTTTTTATCGCACCATCAGTTCACTTGGTTCGGTGCTTTGGGCACCGATATATCTTCAGTCAAATTCAGCTGGCCTACCTCTTCGATAGGGGCATTTTCAAACTTCACTTTTTCAAAACCAAAATCCTTGGCAATGAAGAGTATGGCTTCTAAAGCTTGAAGGGATTCCTTACTATTTTCAATGGCAGCTTGATCTGATAATTGAATGATCACAAGATTTCCATTAGAGCTTACCCTTTCCCATTTCAGGTCATGCGGGATTGCAGGTGAAATACCCTCGATGTCCGCCTCCCCTTTTCCAGCTTGCAGCGCCTCCTCAAAGTCCTGATAACCCATATTGCTTGGAACAAGGAACCTTGGGGAGGACTCATCCCTTTGGTAAAGAAAGTATGTGCGATTTTTTTGATGAGGTATATCCACCTCCTTTAAATATCCCGCGTGCGCAAACATGGCACCTTGCTTACCATCTGTAGAAAATGTCATTTTCTCTATATTGTTATAGGAAAGCGTTTCCTCCATCGAATGGAGAAAAAGTGTATCTTCATCCAATAGTCGGCTTTTTCCTTGAAAATCAATATGAGCAGCGGTCATATCGTTTCCTTGGCTGATCTTTATATCTAGTGGAAAATAGTCAGATAGCCCATACTGCTCCTCATCCATATCGGACATTTGATTAACTAACTGATTCAGTTTATCACTTTCGTCATAATGTTTGAGTTTAATTGAAATGGGAACGATGAAATTCATTTGATCATCTGGGACACCCATCGTTATGATCGATGCATTTTTAAGGTCATCTTGATAGATCGCTCGTGCAAATGTTTTTTCCTTTGCCCCTTTTCGGGGTTCCATTTCCGAAACCTTGTTTTTAGATTCGATTTCCGCTTGCTTACTGGAAAACTTTTGATTATCCTGTTTATCTGCTGAATGATTTTCTTTGTTACTTGCATCCTGCCGTTCAAGATCCGCCATTTCCTTATTTTCAGATATGGATAATTTCCCACTACTGCCGCTATCCTCTTGACTTGTCGTTCCTTTTTTATCAATAATTAAAGATGATGCCAAAACAGCCATTAAGAATAAGGAGGCAACACCCACAAATAGAGGTATCCAGTGTTTCTTTTTCTTCTTATCATGTATTCTCGCAAACACCTCTGCCTTGGTTCGGTCATCTTTTAATTTCGGAAGCTCGCGCAGCATGTCTTCAATTTCGCTTTCTTTCCAACGGGATCTTCTCAATGCGGTGGCCCTCCTTTCCTGATAAGTCTTCCATCAACTTTTTAATAGCCTTCAAAGCACGGTGCTGGGTCGTTTTTACCTTACTTTCACTCCAATTCAATACTTCAGCGGTTTCCGTAATGGACAATCCCTGAATATATCGTAAAATGATGACGGATCTTTGATTCGTTGTACACCGGTTTAAGCATTGATAAATATCTTGGATTTCATCGTTCATGATAGCCACTTCTTCCGGAAGGGGCTCTTTATCTTTTATCGATTGCCTATCCCACTCAAAGTTAGGAAAGATTTTATCTTTCCACCCTTTTTGTTTCCGAAAGTAATCAATCGTCACATTTCTTGCAATCGAGTACATCCACGTTTTTTCACTGCTTTTTCCTTCGAAGCGTTCATAGGCCTTCATCACCCGGATATAGACTTCCTGAACAAGGTCCTCAGCCGTTTCTCGATTTTTAGTCATATAAAAAATGAATTGATATATTTCCTGATGATATTTTTCATAAAGATCGTGGAAAACGGAATCCATCATTTCCCCACATCCGTTCATAAATATAGTCGTCAATCCTATACAAAAGTTACATACTTCGGAATTAATCTTATTATAAAATTCCGTTAATTTCCACATATCAGAGACTTCTATTTTGTTTCCTAAAAAAAACAAAGACAAGTTGGAAGGAAATCCAATTGCCTTTGTCTTCTCAGTTCCTGATGAAACAAGATTTTTTGGCAAGCCACCCGTCATTCAGCATTTTCCATAATTCGAGGCAGGATAAAACTGAACGTCGTCCCTTTATTAGGTAAACTGTTTACCGAAATGAAGCCATCATGGGCATTGATTATATTTTTTACGATTGCCAAACCCAACCCGGTGCCCGAACGGCCGCGGGTCCTTGCTTTATCCGCTTTATAAAACCTCTCGAATACAAAAGGCAAATCTTCTTCGGGGATTCCAGATCCAGAGTCCCTCACATCAATGATCAGCCCCCTTCGATCACTTGTCCTCTGAATGACATCAATGTTACCGCCCGGAGGAGTATGACGAATCGCATTATCAATTAAATTGGTCAAAACCTGTTCAATGCGGTCCGGGTCGAAATGCCATTGAATTTGATCGTCTTGCATGCTGGCTGATATTGTGATCCCTTTTTCTTTAGCCAGTCCGGAAAACTTACTAGTAATCCTCTTTAAATAAGGAGAAATAGGTACACATTCATAGCTAAGGTTCATTTTACCCGATTCCAATTTAGCTAGATCGAGGAGATCATTCACTAAACGGCCCATTCTCAATGACTCATCATAGATGATGCGGGCCATTTCCACCTTTTCCTCTTCACTGCTCGCAATGTCATCTACAATCGCTTCACTATATCCTTGCAACATTGAAATCGGCGTTCTTAACTCATGGGAGACATTCGCTATGAAATCAGTCCTAAGTTTGTCCATGCGTCTTTCATCACTCATATCCCGTATGATGGCCACCGCTCCACGAATATTGTCGGCATTTGTATAAAGCGGACTGACAATGAATCCCCAATCACGGCCCTGCAAAGTAATTTCTCCGACTTGCTCCTTATCGAAGGACTCTGATTCATCAAAAAGATTCATCAAAACCAATGGGACATTTCCATTATCCTCCCGGTTATAGCCCTTTTCAAAGTACCAGGATTGCAGAAACCTTTCTGCTGGCGGATTCGTTTCGAGAATTGTGCCATCTTTATTGAAGGTAATGACCCCATCTGCCATACTGCTAAGAATGCTTGAAAGATGTTCCTTTTCCTGACTAAGTGCATTCATATTGAATTTCAGCTGTTTTCTCATCTGGTTAAACGCTATGGCAAGCTCACCGATCTCATCTTGGGTCAAGATTGGAACCTTTGTATCAAATTTCCCCCGGGCAATCGCTAGTGCGGCTTCCCTCATCTTCACCAACGGGGCATTGATTCTGGTAGATAAAAAGAAAGCAAAAATCGTTGTCAAAATAATGGCGATGCCTGCTGCCAATAAAATGAACTGTGTAGTTGATTTTGTGGTTTCTTCCATGGACTCCAACGATTGAAATAGGAATACTTCATCCTGTTCCCCATTCAATTCAAGTGGGATCCCTACTACGATTGCGGACAATTCCTCATTGCCTGCATCATCTGATAGCGCCATTTCCTTTTTTACAGTCTTTCTTTCCGTAAAAACCTTGATCAATTCGGAATCGTTTTTAATGAGTTCCGGCGTGATTTCGAACTCATTATCTCCTCCGATTGATGAGAATATCATTTTGTCATCATTAAGAATGATCATTTTCGATTCATTGCCTATTAATTCCGAAGCTATTTGTAAAACCTCATTGCTGGACCCCTGATGTTCATTGGTTACCTTAATGATTTGTTCAGCAGTTTTGGTTAAATCATTTTCAATATTTTCAATCTGGAAATTCTCAAAGAATTCGACCAGCAGAACGGTTAAAACAATTAATACAAACGACACGAGCAATAGGATCGTTGCCCATAGCTTCCCTACAACACTGCCCCATAGCATCAGTCATTAATGACTTCGAACTTGTAACCTACACCCCAAACAGTGACAATCATCTTGGCTGCGTTTTCGGATATGCGGTTTAATTTTTCACGTAGGCGTTTAACATGCGTGTCAACAGTTCGAAGATCCCCAAAGAATTCATAGTGCCACACTTCTTTTAACAATTGCTCCCGGTCGAAAACCTTATCTGGGGATTTCGCCAAGAAATATAATAATTCATATTCTTTTGGTGTTAATGAAACCTCTTTGTTATCAGCAAGTACACGGTGGGCATCATTATCAATGGTTAGATGTGAGAAGACGATCACATCTTTTGCCGTCGTTTCCGTCTGCATAAAACTAGTGCTTGAAGATCGACGTAATAAAGCTTTAACCCTTAATACGACTTCACGGGGACTGAACGGTTTTACGATATAATCATCGGTCCCCACTTCGAATCCTTGAACGCGGTTCACTTCTTCCCCTTTAGCAGTCAGCATGATAATCGGTGTCGTCTTCTTTTCCCTTAATTCACGGCAAACTTCGATTCCATCTTTACCAGGCATCATAATATCCAATAAAATTAAATCATAATCATTTTCAAGGGCTTTTGTTAAAGCCATATCTCCATTTTCTGCTTCATCGATTATGTATTCTTCTCTTTCCAAATACATCTTTAGCAGCCGGCGGATTCTTTCCTCATCATCCACCACGAGAATTTTTATAGCATTATACATTATGTAATCAGCCTCCTATCATATATTCTACAAAATGAAAACTTCCATGACTAATACTTTTTCCTTACAAAGTACGATAAAGAGCCAATTTTCCATGGCTTTCATGAACCTTTCACCATTTTGTCACAAAAAAAAGACTTCGACCGCTCACTAAAAGTTCATAAATGCTATTTCGCAGAAAAATCCTTACTAATGGAATTGACTGAAAAAGGGATCATTCTCTAGAAAAATCGATAAGCCAACTCCTCGACGTTTCTATCAAAAGACCCCCTTCATCTAAATATTACAATACAGAATCAAGCATATGAATGCAAACCAGCGATAACAAGATTGACGAATATCAAGTTAAACATAATGATGGCAAAACCGATGACGGCAAGCCAAGCTGATTTTTCCCCTTGCCATCCCTTTGACATTCGCAGATGCAAGAAAGCTGCATAAAACAACCAAGTAACCAGTGCCCAGACCTCTTTCGGATCCCAGCCCCAGAATCGTGTCCAGGCCACTTGAGCCCAGATCATTGCAAAAATGAGGGCACCGAGTGTAAAAATCGGAAAACCGATAAGGACCGAACGATAACTAATCTCGTCCAATAAATTCAAATTCACATTTTTAACGATCGGTTTAATCAATGCTGCCACTCTTTTGCGAGCAATCAACCTTATTAAACCATACAAGACGAGCCCCATACCGAATGACCAAAGTACAGTATTCAGTTTCTTGGCATTGATCAATGGAGGCATGTCCACCAGTGGTTCAAATCGATCAGTCTCGATCAGTCTCCCTTCATTGGGACCAACCAATGCCGGTAGGTTGAATTCCTGTTTGACCTCGGCTCCGTTTTTGTCGACCCAATCAAAATTCGCCTTATAATCCATCGCAGCAAAAGAAGAAGTGATGATGACGAATCCAATGGTGCAGACTAATGTGAACATGATGCCTTCAAGCCAGAACGTTCTTTTGCTTGATTGTGTCTGATCGACGAATTTGATTAAATAAATGATGGCAGTAACGAAACTTATGGCTAGGATCGACTGTCCTGCCGCTGCAGTCGTTACATGAATATGAAGCCAATCGCTCTGCAAAGCAGGAATGAGTGGCGAAATTTCTGTAGGGAACATACTTGCATAAGCGATTATCAATAACGCAATCGGTAAAGCGAATAGCCCAAGGGCAGGTGTTTTATAAAGAAAATAAATTAATATGAAAGCACCGACCAGCATCATTCCGAAAAAGGTCGTAAATTCAAACAGGTTACTTACCGGGGCATGGCCGGCAGCAATCCATCTTGTGATGAAATACCCAATTTGCGCCGCGAAACCGAGAATGGTGATGAAAATGCCCAGTTTAGCCCATTTGTTTTGTTTCTTTTCCTCCGCTCCGCGTTTATCCTTGATCGATCCCCCAAATAAAAAGGTAGCGACAAGATATAATAAGAAAGCTGCATATAAAAAGTTACTGCTTAATTCAGCCATTTAAAACTTCCCCCTTACTAGAAGATTTCTCATCTTCAAGTTGATCCATCGGTTCGGAAAGTGATGTTGATTCTATCGCTTGTTTTATATCTCTTTTAATCCCGTGCCAGTTTTTGTTTGTATGGCCGGCCATTAATATCTCATCATCTTTCCTCTTAATCCATATACGCCGGTGATTCCAATAAGACCCTTGGACAACTCCGATCATGAAAATGATTCCACCCGTGAATAGGATCCAAAGCGTTAAATCCTTCCTGACGGTCAAAGCCGTGACATCTTGGGTTTCCACACCATTAAAAGCCATTTTATAGGTGTTTTCCCCTAAAGGCTCCACAGTCTCCTTGATTGCTACAAAACTGACCTCACCCTCTGGCTTATCCGGAGTATGCATTTTAAAGATAAATGCCGGATTATTCGGAATCTTCGACATCGTTCTAGGTTCACCTTTTTCATCGAACTCGAAATCGGGGAAGTAACTGATCAAGTCAACGGAATATCCTTCTTTCAACTCGTATTTCTTTTGTGGATTGTTCAAATCAACCTTTAAGCTTCCATATTTCTCTTCGGTTTTTTTATTTATCAAATTAAAAGCCATCGTACTGAGCTCATCCAGTTTATAGTCTACTTGGTAGAGGGCATAATTATCATGTTTCAGAGGTTCATTGACTTTGATTTTATAATCTTTAATCTTATCAAGGTCCACTTTTTCCCCTGGTAAGGTATCTCCCTTGCGCTCATACAATGTAACATCGGATTGATAGGTTTTTGCGATCGTACCGGTTTTATCAATTGCAGCACTGTACTGCTCATCTTCTTCATTCTCTTTGTCATACACCTCTAAGGTAAATTCATTATTCTGGAGGTAATATTCACCATTTGTACCCGGGATTTCTTTTCTCTCGCCTTCACGCAGCCAAAGCACTTTGTCGATATACATCCCAGGGACGGAACGCAATAATGCTCCAATTAAGAAAATGATAAGTCCGATATGATTTACATATGGTCCCCAACGTGAAAAACGACCCTTTTCAGCAAGTATATGACCGTTTTCCTCCCGTATATGATAACGCTGCCTTTTTAGTCTATCCTTTACTTCTTCAAGGTTTATATCTTGGTCTTCAAGCTTTGTCACCCCATAAATCCGCTGACGTTTCATGAAACCGTCATGACGTGTGACCCCTTGTTTTTTTAACGATCGATATAATGGAAAGAACCGATCGATACTGGCAATCAATAGTGATATGCCCAGCATGCCTATGATAATCAAATACCACCATGAACTATACAAGTTATGAAATCCAAGTTCATAATACACTCTTCCGAACCAGCCGTATTCCAGTTCATAATGCTCTGCAGGCGTAGCTGTCGAAGGGATGTACATTTCCTGAGGTAAAATCGTCCCGATAGCTGAAGCGATCAAGGCAATGACAATGAGCGTCACCCCTACCTTAACGGAAGAAAAGAAGTTCCATATTTTATCGATGATCGTTTTTTTATATGTTTGTGAACGCCTGGCACTTCCTTCATATCTCATATCAATAAGCTTGTTTTCTCTTTCGTTACCGAGCACCATCCCGCATTTCCCACAAATCTTTGTGCCAAACGGATTTATATGACCACAATCGCATTTTACTTCTTTCATGTCAAAAACTCCCCAATATTATGGTTTAATTCTCTCCATATGCTTTTGGATGCTCTCTTCTGTCAAAGCTCCGGTGATGATATCTATCACTTTCCCCTCTTTATCGACCAAAAAGGTGACAGGCAATATATCCACGCGATAAGCATTTTCCACTTCCCTACCTTTATCGATCATGACAGGAAAGGTCAGATCATGCTTTGTAATGAAATTATTGACAGCATAGTCAGATTCCCCGACATTAACCGCCAATATTTCAACGCCCTGCTCTTTAAAGTTTTTATATTGATTGTCCATATAAGGCATTTCGTATTCACACGGCTTGCAATATGTACCCCAAAAGTTCAGGAAGACGCCTTTTCCCTTGTAATCGGAAAGTTTATGCTCTTTGCCTTCCATATCAGTCAAGACGAAATTGGGTGCATCGGATCCTTTTCTCAGGCTTTCATTCTTATCTTTAGTGAAGTTCGTATAAAGGGCAAACACTAAAGCTGCACCTAAAAGCAGGAGAATGATGGTTCTGCTAATTAGGCGTCGCTTCTTTTTATCCATAGAGATCCTCCTAAGGCCACACTAAATTTAACCATACCATTATACCATTTAACGCCATGTCCTTTTTATTTACATTTCTGAAGGTTTTGTGACATTATTTCCTGATTCATGAAGGAAAAGGTATTTATAGGTTGTTTTCCACCACCCATTCTTCCAGGGCAAGAATGGGGCAGTGGTTTCAACCTATTAATACAGGAAAAATTCTTTCTTACATTCTCCGCTGTTTAGGTTCGGTCGTTGCTAAAGTCCGCATTAATTTAACTTCATGTGGAGTCAGCTCCCGGGAATCTCCTGCTGTTAAACCGTCCAAGGTCAAGAAACCATATTGTTCCCTCTTCAATTTAATGACGGGATGGCCAATCGCTTCGAACATCCGGCGGACTTGCCTGTTCCTGCCTTCATGTATTGTGATTTCAACTATCGCCGTTTCCTTCTTCTTGTCGGTAGACAATACCCTTGTCTTGGCTGGTGCAGTCTTGCCATCCTCCAACTTGATACCTTTATCCAACTTTTTCAAGCTTTCACGCAAAGGCATCCCTTTCACTTTTGCCACATACACTTTATCCACTTCATGCTTCGGATGCATTAACGTGTTTGCAAATTCCCCGTCATTGGTTAAAATCAATAAGCCCGAAGTATCGTAATCCAAGCGGCCAACTGGATAAATCCGTTCATTGATGTAAGGGAAAAAGTCAGTTACTACTTTTCTATTCTTATCATCAGAAACTGCCGAAATTACACCGCGCGGTTTATAGAATAGGAAATAAACCGGGGCTTCTTTTTCTAGCGGGACTTCATTAACCTCAACTTTGTCATTAGGCCCAACTTTCACACCTAATTCCTTCACTACTTTGCCGTTCACTTTTACCTTACCTTCTAAAATCAACTCTTCTGCTTTACGGCGGGAAGCCAGTCCAGCATGTGCTATCACCTTTTGTAATCGTTCCATCTATCTTCACCCCATAGTATAATCATTCGTTTGTTATTGTCTATACATACACAATCATACAATTATTACATATTGAGAGGCAAAAACAAAAGGTTTTTCGCGAATAAGAGCTTTTCTTTTATTATTACACCAATAATGGGACGGTTAAATGGGTTGGTTTCCATAATGAGTGTAACATAGCTTATTTTTCCATACAAAAAAATGTTTCTTTTGGATGAAAGTTCGATTCCGTATAAAAATGGAGAGCTTAGCATAGCCGAGTGTTTAAGAAAAAAGACAAAAAAAAAGAAATGGAAGCGCCCATTTCCCCTAGCCTTTAATTCATACCGAAAACCAATGTGACGACGATGACGGCAGCTATGATACCGATCAAGTCTGCCAAAAGACCGACCTTTAGGGCATCACCCATTTTTTTGATTCCGACAGCTCCAAAATAAACGGTCAATACATAGAATGTGGTATCTGTACTTCCCTGAATCGTGGCAGCCAAGCGCCCAATAAAGGAATCCGGTCCATAAACAGATATCAGGTCGCTGGTTATTCCTAAAGCGGCTGTTCCGGATATTGGTCTAATAATCGCAAGTGGTAAAACCTCAGACGGAAAATGAAGAAGGGAAAGCAAGGGGTGCAGTGATTGTACAATGAAATCTAAGGCCCCTGATGCCCTAAATACTGAAATCGCCACTAGCATCCCTACCAGGAAAGGGATGAGGGAAAAAGACATGCTGATTCCTTCTTTCCCCCCCTCAACGAAGGTCTCATAAGTGGGAACTCTTTTCAATGTGCCGTACAGTAATATACAGAGGATCAAAATTGGTATCATCCAAATTGAAATGGTGGTCATCCAGTGCAACATCCTATTCCCTCCCGCTCCTCTTTCTCTTGTAATAAAAATACCGATCTATCGCGATTCCTCCAACTGCAGAAATGGCCGTTGCTATTATGGTCGGAAAAACGATGTCCGTAGGGGAGTGGGCATCGTAATTCATGCGGATAGCAATGACAGTAGTTGGAATCAACGTTACGCTTGAGGTATTGATGGCTAAAAAGGTGACCATCGAGCGGCTGACCGTTGCTTTTCCCCCATTTAGTTTCTTTAGCTGTTCCATGGCTTTTATACCAAGAGGCGTAGCTGCATTCCCCAATCCGAATGTGTTTGCCATCATATTGGAAAGTATATATCCCATAGCGGGATGATTAGGAGGCACTTCAGGGAATAGCCACCTCATGAACGGCTTGAACAAATTGGATAGTTTATCTAACAGTCCCGATTCCTCCGCTATTTTCATCAAACCCAGCCAAAAGACAAGTATGCTCATCAATCCCAGGCAAAGGGTGACCGCTTCCTTTGCGCTGACAAATAGAGCTTCATTCACCTGATCCATCGTCCCATTAA
This window encodes:
- the sigX gene encoding RNA polymerase sigma factor SigX, translated to MDSVFHDLYEKYHQEIYQFIFYMTKNRETAEDLVQEVYIRVMKAYERFEGKSSEKTWMYSIARNVTIDYFRKQKGWKDKIFPNFEWDRQSIKDKEPLPEEVAIMNDEIQDIYQCLNRCTTNQRSVIILRYIQGLSITETAEVLNWSESKVKTTQHRALKAIKKLMEDLSGKEGHRIEKIPLERKRN
- a CDS encoding ATP-binding protein; the encoded protein is MMLWGSVVGKLWATILLLVSFVLIVLTVLLVEFFENFQIENIENDLTKTAEQIIKVTNEHQGSSNEVLQIASELIGNESKMIILNDDKMIFSSIGGDNEFEITPELIKNDSELIKVFTERKTVKKEMALSDDAGNEELSAIVVGIPLELNGEQDEVFLFQSLESMEETTKSTTQFILLAAGIAIILTTIFAFFLSTRINAPLVKMREAALAIARGKFDTKVPILTQDEIGELAIAFNQMRKQLKFNMNALSQEKEHLSSILSSMADGVITFNKDGTILETNPPAERFLQSWYFEKGYNREDNGNVPLVLMNLFDESESFDKEQVGEITLQGRDWGFIVSPLYTNADNIRGAVAIIRDMSDERRMDKLRTDFIANVSHELRTPISMLQGYSEAIVDDIASSEEEKVEMARIIYDESLRMGRLVNDLLDLAKLESGKMNLSYECVPISPYLKRITSKFSGLAKEKGITISASMQDDQIQWHFDPDRIEQVLTNLIDNAIRHTPPGGNIDVIQRTSDRRGLIIDVRDSGSGIPEEDLPFVFERFYKADKARTRGRSGTGLGLAIVKNIINAHDGFISVNSLPNKGTTFSFILPRIMENAE
- a CDS encoding response regulator → MYNAIKILVVDDEERIRRLLKMYLEREEYIIDEAENGDMALTKALENDYDLILLDIMMPGKDGIEVCRELREKKTTPIIMLTAKGEEVNRVQGFEVGTDDYIVKPFSPREVVLRVKALLRRSSSTSFMQTETTAKDVIVFSHLTIDNDAHRVLADNKEVSLTPKEYELLYFLAKSPDKVFDREQLLKEVWHYEFFGDLRTVDTHVKRLREKLNRISENAAKMIVTVWGVGYKFEVIND
- the ccsB gene encoding c-type cytochrome biogenesis protein CcsB; protein product: MAELSSNFLYAAFLLYLVATFLFGGSIKDKRGAEEKKQNKWAKLGIFITILGFAAQIGYFITRWIAAGHAPVSNLFEFTTFFGMMLVGAFILIYFLYKTPALGLFALPIALLIIAYASMFPTEISPLIPALQSDWLHIHVTTAAAGQSILAISFVTAIIYLIKFVDQTQSSKRTFWLEGIMFTLVCTIGFVIITSSFAAMDYKANFDWVDKNGAEVKQEFNLPALVGPNEGRLIETDRFEPLVDMPPLINAKKLNTVLWSFGMGLVLYGLIRLIARKRVAALIKPIVKNVNLNLLDEISYRSVLIGFPIFTLGALIFAMIWAQVAWTRFWGWDPKEVWALVTWLFYAAFLHLRMSKGWQGEKSAWLAVIGFAIIMFNLIFVNLVIAGLHSYA
- the resB gene encoding cytochrome c biogenesis protein ResB, producing the protein MKEVKCDCGHINPFGTKICGKCGMVLGNERENKLIDMRYEGSARRSQTYKKTIIDKIWNFFSSVKVGVTLIVIALIASAIGTILPQEMYIPSTATPAEHYELEYGWFGRVYYELGFHNLYSSWWYLIIIGMLGISLLIASIDRFFPLYRSLKKQGVTRHDGFMKRQRIYGVTKLEDQDINLEEVKDRLKRQRYHIREENGHILAEKGRFSRWGPYVNHIGLIIFLIGALLRSVPGMYIDKVLWLREGERKEIPGTNGEYYLQNNEFTLEVYDKENEEDEQYSAAIDKTGTIAKTYQSDVTLYERKGDTLPGEKVDLDKIKDYKIKVNEPLKHDNYALYQVDYKLDELSTMAFNLINKKTEEKYGSLKVDLNNPQKKYELKEGYSVDLISYFPDFEFDEKGEPRTMSKIPNNPAFIFKMHTPDKPEGEVSFVAIKETVEPLGENTYKMAFNGVETQDVTALTVRKDLTLWILFTGGIIFMIGVVQGSYWNHRRIWIKRKDDEILMAGHTNKNWHGIKRDIKQAIESTSLSEPMDQLEDEKSSSKGEVLNG
- the resA gene encoding thiol-disulfide oxidoreductase ResA — encoded protein: MDKKKRRLISRTIILLLLGAALVFALYTNFTKDKNESLRKGSDAPNFVLTDMEGKEHKLSDYKGKGVFLNFWGTYCKPCEYEMPYMDNQYKNFKEQGVEILAVNVGESDYAVNNFITKHDLTFPVMIDKGREVENAYRVDILPVTFLVDKEGKVIDIITGALTEESIQKHMERIKP
- the rluB gene encoding 23S rRNA pseudouridine(2605) synthase RluB yields the protein MERLQKVIAHAGLASRRKAEELILEGKVKVNGKVVKELGVKVGPNDKVEVNEVPLEKEAPVYFLFYKPRGVISAVSDDKNRKVVTDFFPYINERIYPVGRLDYDTSGLLILTNDGEFANTLMHPKHEVDKVYVAKVKGMPLRESLKKLDKGIKLEDGKTAPAKTRVLSTDKKKETAIVEITIHEGRNRQVRRMFEAIGHPVIKLKREQYGFLTLDGLTAGDSRELTPHEVKLMRTLATTEPKQRRM
- a CDS encoding spore maturation protein, with protein sequence MTTISIWMIPILILCILLYGTLKRVPTYETFVEGGKEGISMSFSLIPFLVGMLVAISVFRASGALDFIVQSLHPLLSLLHFPSEVLPLAIIRPISGTAALGITSDLISVYGPDSFIGRLAATIQGSTDTTFYVLTVYFGAVGIKKMGDALKVGLLADLIGIIAAVIVVTLVFGMN
- a CDS encoding nucleoside recognition domain-containing protein, with protein sequence MVNYIWVGMFVIGIVFGMINGTMDQVNEALFVSAKEAVTLCLGLMSILVFWLGLMKIAEESGLLDKLSNLFKPFMRWLFPEVPPNHPAMGYILSNMMANTFGLGNAATPLGIKAMEQLKKLNGGKATVSRSMVTFLAINTSSVTLIPTTVIAIRMNYDAHSPTDIVFPTIIATAISAVGGIAIDRYFYYKRKRSGRE